Proteins from a single region of Hordeum vulgare subsp. vulgare chromosome 6H, MorexV3_pseudomolecules_assembly, whole genome shotgun sequence:
- the LOC123405595 gene encoding E3 ubiquitin-protein ligase BOI-like → MPMSNEPLYGSAVPSQQGYHSYNGLVASPSPTLGVRFDGAQEMTTNKRKRDEQSSTLGAAQAQQHPVVVDRNVRNQAEKFWNTLEQERQMQETLTVSTVKAMAEKLLLAKDQEIMRSWSVNWALGERFRTLYREAQAWRMDAQSKQTAANVLRADLERALAQQAARYGGGGSGSGNGEDDAESCCWGENHVAFCGEVEVETPVVGPPVTGVGMCKRCNQSAPVVVMLPCRHLSVCGPCAEAAWWCPSCGCAKQGSICINFS, encoded by the exons ATGCCTATGAGCAATGAGCCTTTGTATGGCTCTGCGGTGCCCAGCCAGCAGGGATACCACTCGTACAATGGCCTCGTAGCGTCGCCGTCGCCGACGTTGGGCGTCAGGTTTGACGGCGCTCAAGAAATGACCACCAACAAGCGGAAGCGGGACGAGCAGTCGTCGACGCTTGGCGCGGCTCAGGCGCAACAGCACCCGGTCGTCGTCGACCGCAACGTGCGCAACCAG GCAGAAAAGTTTTGGAATACTTTGGAGCAGGAGAGGCAGATGCAAGAGACGCTCACGGTCTCGACCGTGAAGGCCATGGCCGAGAAACTGCTCTTGGCCAAGGATCAGGAGATCATGCGGAGCTGGAGCGTGAACTGGGCACTTGGGGAGCGCTTCAGGACCCTCTACAGGGAGGCTCAAGCGTGGCGCATGGATGCGCAGTCCAAGCAGACCGCAGCCAACGTGCTCCGCGCCGACCTAGAGCGGGCGCTCGCCCAGCAAGCGGCCCGTTATGGTGGCGGTGGCAGTGGCAGCGGCAACGGTGAGGACGACGCCGAGTCATGCTGCTGGGGCGAGAACCATGTAGCGTTCTgcggggaggtggaggtggagacgccGGTAGTGGGGCCTCCGGTAACTGGAGTCGGCATGTGCAAGCGGTGCAATCagagcgcgccggtggtggtcatGCTACCATGCCGGCACCTCTCCGTTTGCGGGCCATGCGCGGAAGCAGCATGGTGGTGCCCGTCGTGTGGATGCGCCAAGCAGGGCAGCATCTGCATCAACTTCTCCTGA